One Theropithecus gelada isolate Dixy chromosome 20, Tgel_1.0, whole genome shotgun sequence DNA segment encodes these proteins:
- the IRX5 gene encoding iroquois-class homeodomain protein IRX-5 isoform X2, translating to MSYPQGYLYQPSASLALYSCPAYSTSVISGPRTDELGRSSSGSAFSPYAGSTAFTAPSPGYNSHLQYGADPAAAAAAAFSSYVGSPYDHTPGMAGSLGYHPYAAPLGSYPYGDPAYRKNATRDATATLKAWLNEHRKNPYPTKGEKIMLAIITKMTLTQVSTWFANARRRLKKENKMTWTPRNRSEDEEEEENIDLEKNDEDEPQKPEDKGDPEGPEAGAEQKAASGCERLQGPPTPASKETEGSLSDSDFKEPPSEGRLDALQGAPRTGGPSPAGPAAARLAEDPAPHYPAGAPAPGPHPAAGELPPGPGGPSVIHSPPPPPPPAVLAKPKLWSLAEIATSSDKVKDGGGGSEGSPCPPCPGPIAGQALGGSRASPAPAPSRSPSAQCPFPGGTVLSRPLYYTAPFYPGYTNYGSFGHLHGHPGPGPGPTTGPGSHFNGLNQTVLNRADALAKDPKMLRSQSQLDLCKDSPYELKKGMSDI from the exons ATGTCCTATCCGCAGGGCTACTTGTACCAGCCGTCCGCCTCGCTGGCGCTCTACTCGTGCCCGGCGTACAGCACCAGCGTCATTTCGGGGCCCCGCACGGATGAGCTCGGCCGCTCTTCTTCGGGCTCCGCGTTCTCGCCCTACGCTGGCTCGACTGCCTTCACGGCGCCCTCGCCGGGCTACAACTCGCACCTCCAGTACGGCGCCGACCCCGCGGCGGCAGCCGCCGCCGCCTTCTCCTCGTACGTG GGCTCTCCCTACGACCACACACCCGGCATGGCGGGCTCCTTGGGGTACCATCCCTACGCGGCGCCCCTGGGCTCGTACCCTTACGGGGATCCAGCGTACCGGAAGAACGCCACAAGGGACGCCACGGCTACGCTCAAGGCCTGGCTCAACGAGCATCGCAAGAACCCCTACCCCACCAAGGGCGAGAAGATCATGCTGGCCATCATCACCAAGATGACCCTCACCCAGGTGTCCACCTGGTTCGCCAACGCGCGCCGGCGCctcaagaaagagaataaaatgacgTGGACGCCGCGGAACCGCAGCGAGGacgaagaagaggaggagaacaTTGACCTGGAGAAGAACGACGAGGACGAGCCCCAGAAGCCCGAGGACAAGGGCGACCCCGAGGGCCCCGAAGCAG GAGCTGAGCAGAAGGCGGCTTCGGGCTGCGAACGGCTTCAGGGACCACCCACCCCTGCCAGCAAGGAGACCGAGGGCAGCCTCAGCGACTCGGATTTTAAGGAGCCGCCCTCGGAGGGCCGCCTCGACGCGTTGCAGGGCGCCCCCCGCACCGGCGGGCCCTCCCCGGCTGGGCCAGCTGCGGCGCGGCTGGCGGAGGACCCGGCCCCTCACTACCCCGCGGGCGCGCCGGCGCCGGGCCCGCATCCAGCCGCGGGAGAGCTGCCCCCGGGTCCCGGCGGGCCCTCGGTTATCCATTCGCCGCCTCCGCCGCCGCCTCCGGCGGTGCTCGCCAAGCCCAAATTGTGGTCTCTGGCAGAGATCGCCACATCCTCGGACAAGGTCAAGGACGGGGGTGGCGGGAGCGAGGGCTCTCCATGCCCACCGTGTCCCGGGCCCATAGCTGGGCAAGCCCTAGGAGGCAGCCGTGCGTCGCCGGCCCCGGCGCCATCGCGCTCGCCCTCGGCGCAGTGTCCTTTTCCAGGCGGGACGGTGCTGTCCCGGCCTCTCTACTACACCGCGCCCTTCTATCCCGGCTACACGAACTATGGCTCCTTCGGACACCTTCATGGCCACCCAGGGCCCGGGCCAGGGCCCACAACCGGTCCGGGGTCTCATTTCAATGGATTAAACCAGACCGTGTTGAACCGAGCGGACGCTTTGGCTAAAGACCCGAAAATGTTGCGGAGCCAGTCTCAGCTAGACCTGTGCAAAGACTCTCCCTATGAATTGAAGAAAGGTATGTCCGACATTTAA
- the IRX5 gene encoding iroquois-class homeodomain protein IRX-5 isoform X1, which translates to MSYPQGYLYQPSASLALYSCPAYSTSVISGPRTDELGRSSSGSAFSPYAGSTAFTAPSPGYNSHLQYGADPAAAAAAAFSSYVGSPYDHTPGMAGSLGYHPYAAPLGSYPYGDPAYRKNATRDATATLKAWLNEHRKNPYPTKGEKIMLAIITKMTLTQVSTWFANARRRLKKENKMTWTPRNRSEDEEEEENIDLEKNDEDEPQKPEDKGDPEGPEAGGAEQKAASGCERLQGPPTPASKETEGSLSDSDFKEPPSEGRLDALQGAPRTGGPSPAGPAAARLAEDPAPHYPAGAPAPGPHPAAGELPPGPGGPSVIHSPPPPPPPAVLAKPKLWSLAEIATSSDKVKDGGGGSEGSPCPPCPGPIAGQALGGSRASPAPAPSRSPSAQCPFPGGTVLSRPLYYTAPFYPGYTNYGSFGHLHGHPGPGPGPTTGPGSHFNGLNQTVLNRADALAKDPKMLRSQSQLDLCKDSPYELKKGMSDI; encoded by the exons ATGTCCTATCCGCAGGGCTACTTGTACCAGCCGTCCGCCTCGCTGGCGCTCTACTCGTGCCCGGCGTACAGCACCAGCGTCATTTCGGGGCCCCGCACGGATGAGCTCGGCCGCTCTTCTTCGGGCTCCGCGTTCTCGCCCTACGCTGGCTCGACTGCCTTCACGGCGCCCTCGCCGGGCTACAACTCGCACCTCCAGTACGGCGCCGACCCCGCGGCGGCAGCCGCCGCCGCCTTCTCCTCGTACGTG GGCTCTCCCTACGACCACACACCCGGCATGGCGGGCTCCTTGGGGTACCATCCCTACGCGGCGCCCCTGGGCTCGTACCCTTACGGGGATCCAGCGTACCGGAAGAACGCCACAAGGGACGCCACGGCTACGCTCAAGGCCTGGCTCAACGAGCATCGCAAGAACCCCTACCCCACCAAGGGCGAGAAGATCATGCTGGCCATCATCACCAAGATGACCCTCACCCAGGTGTCCACCTGGTTCGCCAACGCGCGCCGGCGCctcaagaaagagaataaaatgacgTGGACGCCGCGGAACCGCAGCGAGGacgaagaagaggaggagaacaTTGACCTGGAGAAGAACGACGAGGACGAGCCCCAGAAGCCCGAGGACAAGGGCGACCCCGAGGGCCCCGAAGCAG GAGGAGCTGAGCAGAAGGCGGCTTCGGGCTGCGAACGGCTTCAGGGACCACCCACCCCTGCCAGCAAGGAGACCGAGGGCAGCCTCAGCGACTCGGATTTTAAGGAGCCGCCCTCGGAGGGCCGCCTCGACGCGTTGCAGGGCGCCCCCCGCACCGGCGGGCCCTCCCCGGCTGGGCCAGCTGCGGCGCGGCTGGCGGAGGACCCGGCCCCTCACTACCCCGCGGGCGCGCCGGCGCCGGGCCCGCATCCAGCCGCGGGAGAGCTGCCCCCGGGTCCCGGCGGGCCCTCGGTTATCCATTCGCCGCCTCCGCCGCCGCCTCCGGCGGTGCTCGCCAAGCCCAAATTGTGGTCTCTGGCAGAGATCGCCACATCCTCGGACAAGGTCAAGGACGGGGGTGGCGGGAGCGAGGGCTCTCCATGCCCACCGTGTCCCGGGCCCATAGCTGGGCAAGCCCTAGGAGGCAGCCGTGCGTCGCCGGCCCCGGCGCCATCGCGCTCGCCCTCGGCGCAGTGTCCTTTTCCAGGCGGGACGGTGCTGTCCCGGCCTCTCTACTACACCGCGCCCTTCTATCCCGGCTACACGAACTATGGCTCCTTCGGACACCTTCATGGCCACCCAGGGCCCGGGCCAGGGCCCACAACCGGTCCGGGGTCTCATTTCAATGGATTAAACCAGACCGTGTTGAACCGAGCGGACGCTTTGGCTAAAGACCCGAAAATGTTGCGGAGCCAGTCTCAGCTAGACCTGTGCAAAGACTCTCCCTATGAATTGAAGAAAGGTATGTCCGACATTTAA